The Zobellia alginiliquefaciens genome contains a region encoding:
- a CDS encoding metallophosphatase codes for MKLLKKNYPLLYILFFVANIVFAQETEQSIFVTANTWDASNTEILSSIVDESKLTQNPTLLIVGDAVPTKAYKNSLKKQLGLVEPLGKNVIFMPGHKEWTYGHKGVSDIEKYIQKNSKAKFYPDDAEPIKHHDLGENVELITVDSQWFLEDWDDHVYINENSEIQNRTLFFLEFENRIKKAQGKIVLVVIHHPIRTLTKQGFLNDIGGFKTGDFQNKQYRTLRNRLKTIARGAENVIFLSGQGKNLQYIDSSVPQIMSGAAGETEAVEKGNEGDFSIAEKGYVRLDITTDGGVSANYLALENGVFNEVYKTIVLKGKTGDTEKYTFPESFDTYKKASIYTREATTKTGFCKAVWGEHYRAFYGKDVNAPLVLLDTLMGGLAPVKRGGGQQSKSLRLEDKHGRQYVMRALKKSTIKFLQANAFQEAYIGDVLDDTAVDKLLADFYTTSHPYTPFAIAGLSDAVGVNHTNPILYYVPKQATLGVYNDEFGDELYMIEEHVGDTQLEAKSFGKPQDILSTADVLQVINKSGKSVVDESMYIRARLFDMLLGDWDRHEDQWRWALYKNEDGTEYCSPIPRDRDQAFSKYDGALVSFITRMIPGLRKMQTYDEDIRSVKWFASSPYHLDLTLIHASDWDEWEKQAEHIQKGLSNDDIVKAFEAIPEEIQGATIEGIKRKLQGRRDNLKEIAKAYFLYLNKFQVITGTQKSDDFTITRLPDGKTTVKIDRKDLGLLNQTYSRNITKEIWIFGLDGKDTFLVEGEGDHPIKIKIVGGKKHDTYNFKNTRKVKLYDYKSKANTVVNKRSKKWLVDDYGLNNYDHKKVKHSFNQQLPLIAFNPDDGVKIGIVSNHTSYNLQRNPFTYKHSINAAFYTSTSGFDLSYKGQFSNVFHNWNFGLEGLYTSPNFSENFFGFGNETYYDKDEEDLDFNRVKIRKFKAAISLNWEGVNGGSFYFKPLVESFDVENTSDRFVSLLPANSLIFDRQTYGGVEAAYNFKNKNSSAFPTMGLDAGLTLGYKTNIDNTDAENSFAYVVPHLAIDHKITKSGSVVFATKIAGDVLIGDNFEFYHAATIGGNNSLRGFRNERFTAKQSFYQNTDLRFPLGGLRTSLVPFRFGLTGSFDYGRVWLAGDTSKKWHNSVGASAWLIGAEAFTANLGYFNSVDGGRVVFVLGFSF; via the coding sequence TTGAAACTATTGAAAAAAAATTACCCGTTACTTTACATTTTGTTTTTTGTGGCCAATATCGTGTTTGCACAAGAAACAGAACAATCTATTTTTGTTACGGCAAATACTTGGGATGCTTCTAATACCGAAATATTATCTAGTATAGTTGACGAGTCAAAATTGACTCAGAACCCAACTTTGCTGATTGTGGGTGATGCTGTGCCTACTAAAGCATACAAGAATTCTTTAAAGAAACAACTGGGCCTTGTTGAACCGCTAGGAAAAAATGTAATTTTTATGCCTGGCCATAAAGAATGGACATATGGACATAAAGGCGTTTCGGATATTGAAAAATATATTCAGAAAAACAGCAAAGCTAAATTCTATCCTGACGATGCAGAGCCCATTAAGCATCATGATTTAGGCGAAAATGTAGAGTTGATTACCGTAGATTCTCAGTGGTTTTTAGAAGATTGGGATGACCATGTTTATATCAACGAAAATTCTGAAATTCAGAATAGGACCTTGTTCTTTTTAGAATTTGAAAATCGCATTAAAAAAGCACAGGGTAAAATAGTCCTTGTTGTTATACATCACCCCATAAGAACACTTACAAAACAAGGTTTTCTTAATGATATTGGGGGCTTCAAGACAGGGGATTTTCAAAACAAACAATACCGCACACTAAGAAACAGACTAAAAACAATAGCTAGGGGTGCAGAAAATGTTATTTTCTTATCTGGTCAAGGTAAAAATTTACAATATATAGATAGCAGTGTGCCACAAATCATGAGTGGTGCAGCGGGAGAAACTGAAGCGGTAGAGAAAGGCAATGAAGGTGATTTTTCAATTGCTGAAAAAGGTTATGTCCGGTTAGATATTACTACCGATGGCGGAGTTTCTGCGAACTATCTGGCATTAGAAAATGGTGTTTTTAACGAAGTGTACAAAACAATTGTTTTAAAAGGAAAAACCGGCGATACGGAAAAATATACTTTTCCAGAAAGCTTCGATACATATAAAAAAGCATCAATCTATACCAGAGAGGCTACTACCAAAACAGGATTTTGTAAAGCAGTATGGGGTGAACATTACAGAGCGTTTTATGGTAAAGATGTAAACGCTCCCTTGGTTTTATTGGATACTTTAATGGGAGGTCTTGCCCCTGTGAAACGTGGTGGTGGACAACAATCAAAATCACTTCGATTGGAAGATAAACACGGTAGGCAATACGTAATGCGTGCCTTAAAAAAAAGCACAATAAAATTCTTGCAGGCCAATGCATTTCAAGAGGCCTATATTGGCGATGTTTTAGATGATACCGCTGTAGATAAATTGTTGGCTGATTTTTATACCACGTCTCACCCTTATACTCCTTTCGCCATTGCCGGGTTGTCAGATGCTGTAGGGGTAAATCATACCAACCCTATATTATATTACGTTCCTAAACAAGCAACTTTAGGGGTTTACAATGATGAGTTTGGAGATGAGTTGTATATGATCGAAGAACATGTGGGTGACACCCAGTTAGAAGCAAAAAGTTTTGGAAAACCACAAGACATATTAAGCACGGCAGATGTTTTACAAGTGATAAACAAATCGGGTAAATCGGTTGTAGATGAGTCTATGTATATCAGAGCCCGACTATTCGATATGCTTTTAGGAGATTGGGATCGCCATGAAGACCAATGGCGTTGGGCGCTGTATAAAAATGAAGATGGAACGGAATATTGCAGTCCTATTCCTAGAGATCGTGACCAAGCCTTTTCAAAATATGACGGTGCTTTAGTCAGTTTCATAACAAGAATGATTCCTGGTTTACGAAAAATGCAAACTTATGATGAAGACATAAGAAGTGTAAAGTGGTTTGCCTCATCACCCTATCATTTAGATTTAACTTTGATACATGCATCGGATTGGGACGAATGGGAAAAGCAGGCTGAACATATTCAAAAGGGACTTTCCAATGATGATATCGTCAAAGCTTTTGAGGCAATTCCGGAGGAAATACAGGGAGCAACAATAGAAGGTATAAAACGGAAACTGCAGGGTAGGCGTGATAATCTAAAGGAAATTGCGAAAGCCTATTTCCTATATCTGAATAAATTTCAGGTAATTACCGGTACCCAAAAATCAGATGATTTTACGATAACAAGATTGCCAGATGGTAAAACCACTGTGAAAATTGACCGTAAAGATTTGGGACTTCTTAATCAGACTTATTCACGAAATATTACCAAAGAAATCTGGATTTTCGGGTTAGACGGCAAAGATACGTTTCTGGTTGAGGGTGAAGGTGACCATCCTATCAAAATAAAAATTGTGGGCGGTAAAAAACATGACACCTATAATTTTAAGAATACACGGAAAGTAAAACTATATGACTATAAAAGTAAAGCCAATACGGTTGTAAACAAACGTTCTAAAAAATGGTTGGTTGATGATTATGGTTTAAACAATTACGACCATAAAAAAGTAAAACATAGTTTTAATCAGCAGCTACCTTTAATTGCTTTTAACCCTGATGATGGAGTTAAAATAGGGATAGTTAGTAACCATACTTCTTATAATTTACAGCGTAATCCGTTTACGTACAAGCATAGTATAAATGCTGCTTTTTATACCAGTACATCGGGTTTTGATCTGTCATATAAAGGTCAGTTCTCAAATGTATTTCATAATTGGAATTTTGGTCTAGAAGGTTTGTATACCAGCCCTAATTTCTCGGAAAACTTCTTTGGTTTTGGTAACGAAACTTACTATGATAAAGACGAAGAAGATTTGGATTTTAATCGGGTTAAAATCCGAAAATTCAAGGCAGCTATATCTTTAAATTGGGAAGGCGTTAACGGAGGTTCATTTTATTTTAAGCCTTTAGTTGAAAGTTTTGATGTGGAGAATACGTCTGACCGCTTTGTTTCATTATTACCGGCAAACAGCTTAATTTTTGACAGACAGACCTACGGTGGCGTGGAGGCCGCTTATAATTTTAAAAACAAGAACAGCTCAGCTTTTCCAACCATGGGCCTAGATGCCGGTTTGACGTTGGGTTATAAGACCAATATTGATAATACCGATGCAGAAAATAGCTTTGCTTATGTGGTACCACATTTAGCTATAGACCATAAAATAACCAAAAGCGGTAGTGTGGTTTTTGCTACTAAAATAGCTGGTGACGTCTTAATTGGTGATAACTTTGAATTTTATCACGCCGCAACTATTGGTGGAAACAATAGCTTAAGAGGCTTTAGAAATGAGCGTTTTACGGCTAAACAATCTTTTTATCAGAATACAGATTTAAGATTTCCCTTAGGAGGATTAAGAACAAGTCTGGTTCCTTTTAGATTTGGGCTAACGGGAAGTTTTGATTATGGTAGAGTTTGGCTAGCGGGCGATACCTCAAAAAAATGGCATAATTCCGTAGGGGCTTCGGCTTGGCTAATAGGCGCTGAAGCATTCACGGCAAATCTAGGATATTTTAATAGTGTAGACGGTGGACGTGTAGTCTTCGTACTGGGCTTTTCTTTTTAA
- the murQ gene encoding N-acetylmuramic acid 6-phosphate etherase, producing the protein MSKPITEQPSKYDNLEKMELLELLSSINAEDKTVPMAIEEALPQIHNFVAAVVNKMQQGGRLFYIGAGTSGRLGVLDASECPPTFGVSDDHIIGLIAGGDVALRKAVENAEDNTEQAWKDLKTFNITKNDVLLGIAASGSTPYVIGGLKKAKEEGLITGGISCNENSLLSQTAEYPMEIVVGPEFVTGSTRMKAGTAQKLVLNMISTSVMIQLGKVKGNKMVDMQLSNKKLVERGTKMIIEALGIEADLAKLLLKKHKSVRTVIDLYKDKMPKSSFE; encoded by the coding sequence ATGAGTAAACCCATCACTGAACAACCCTCTAAATATGACAATCTTGAAAAGATGGAGTTATTAGAGCTGCTCAGTTCTATAAATGCTGAGGATAAAACCGTTCCGATGGCCATAGAAGAAGCGCTACCACAGATTCATAATTTTGTGGCCGCTGTAGTTAATAAAATGCAGCAAGGCGGAAGACTTTTTTACATTGGCGCCGGTACTAGCGGACGATTAGGAGTTTTAGATGCCTCTGAATGTCCTCCTACTTTTGGGGTGTCAGATGACCACATCATAGGTCTTATTGCCGGTGGTGACGTGGCTCTAAGAAAAGCGGTAGAAAATGCGGAAGATAATACGGAACAAGCTTGGAAAGACCTGAAAACCTTCAATATCACTAAAAACGATGTACTTCTGGGTATTGCCGCATCTGGCTCTACCCCGTATGTAATTGGCGGGTTGAAAAAGGCCAAGGAAGAAGGTCTCATAACCGGAGGTATTTCTTGTAACGAAAACTCACTTTTATCCCAGACAGCGGAGTATCCCATGGAAATTGTAGTTGGACCCGAGTTCGTAACCGGAAGCACCCGAATGAAGGCCGGTACGGCTCAAAAACTGGTTCTGAATATGATTTCAACATCGGTAATGATTCAGCTCGGAAAAGTAAAAGGAAACAAAATGGTAGACATGCAATTGTCTAACAAAAAATTAGTGGAACGTGGTACCAAAATGATTATAGAAGCTCTTGGTATTGAAGCTGATTTGGCAAAACTACTCCTAAAAAAACATAAAAGTGTAAGGACCGTTATAGACCTCTACAAAGATAAAATGCCTAAAAGTAGTTTTGAATAG
- a CDS encoding sodium:solute symporter — translation MSPTLILIIIAIYFYTLMAISYFSSKNSSDETYFTGDRKSPWYLVAFGMVGAGLSGVTFVSLPGMVGNNNFHFYQFILGNVVGYLFITFVLTPLYYKLRLVSIYSYLNDRFGSKTYKTGSLFFLVSQSFGAALRLLLAAKILQFAVFDHFGVPFFLTVILILALVWLYTNKSGIKTIVWTDTMQTVFLILGAVITIYTIITSLNLSLPEAVESVTKHQYFKIFNWDAASGNNFYKQFIAGILVAIAMIGLDQNMMQKTLTCKNVWDAQKNTLTYSLILAITQFLFMGLGILMYIYVQDNGIALQVGKNGLLLDTDTLFPNLALNHLGILAGIFFILGIIAASFSSVDSALTALTTSFTYDFLDIEHKPSETKKKLKNLVLIGFSCVIFVIIMAFANSKGDVISLIFKVAGYTYGPLLGLYLFGMFTKVSVKDKWVPLVCVSAPIATYFLGSYFQNTFQFDFGFINIAVNAAITITGLLLIHKKTKKDE, via the coding sequence TTGAGTCCTACTCTAATCTTAATTATCATAGCCATCTATTTCTATACTTTGATGGCCATTTCTTATTTCTCATCAAAGAATTCAAGTGACGAAACCTATTTTACGGGCGATCGTAAATCGCCTTGGTATTTAGTTGCATTCGGTATGGTCGGTGCCGGTCTATCTGGAGTTACGTTTGTTTCCCTTCCGGGGATGGTGGGTAACAACAATTTCCACTTCTATCAATTTATATTGGGGAATGTTGTGGGGTATCTCTTTATCACTTTTGTATTAACTCCCCTTTATTACAAATTGAGATTAGTGTCCATTTATTCCTATCTCAATGACCGTTTCGGCAGTAAAACCTATAAAACGGGATCACTATTTTTTCTTGTTTCGCAATCTTTTGGTGCCGCATTGCGATTATTATTGGCTGCAAAAATTTTACAATTCGCGGTTTTCGACCACTTTGGTGTTCCTTTTTTCTTAACCGTGATTCTTATTCTAGCCCTAGTTTGGCTCTATACCAACAAATCAGGAATTAAAACAATTGTATGGACGGATACCATGCAAACGGTTTTTCTCATTTTAGGCGCCGTAATAACTATTTACACCATCATAACTTCTCTAAACCTAAGTTTACCGGAAGCCGTTGAAAGCGTTACAAAGCACCAATACTTTAAAATTTTTAATTGGGATGCCGCTTCAGGAAACAATTTCTACAAACAATTTATAGCCGGTATTTTAGTGGCCATTGCCATGATCGGTCTGGATCAAAACATGATGCAGAAAACCCTAACCTGCAAAAACGTTTGGGACGCTCAAAAAAACACACTCACCTATAGCCTCATTTTGGCCATTACCCAATTTCTCTTTATGGGACTTGGCATTTTAATGTACATCTATGTTCAAGATAATGGTATAGCCTTACAAGTAGGCAAAAACGGATTACTGTTAGATACGGATACTCTATTCCCTAACTTGGCATTGAACCATCTAGGTATTCTGGCAGGTATATTTTTTATCCTGGGAATTATTGCCGCCTCATTTTCTAGCGTGGACTCTGCTTTAACCGCCCTTACAACCTCGTTCACCTACGACTTTCTAGATATTGAACATAAACCAAGTGAAACCAAAAAGAAGCTGAAGAATCTAGTTTTAATCGGGTTTTCATGTGTCATTTTTGTAATCATTATGGCTTTCGCCAATAGCAAAGGTGATGTTATTTCACTCATTTTTAAGGTTGCAGGATATACTTACGGGCCGCTATTGGGCTTATACCTTTTTGGCATGTTCACCAAAGTTTCCGTTAAAGATAAATGGGTACCCTTGGTTTGCGTTTCCGCACCTATAGCCACTTATTTTTTGGGAAGTTATTTTCAAAATACATTTCAATTCGATTTCGGATTTATAAACATAGCCGTAAACGCAGCTATTACTATTACAGGACTACTATTAATACATAAAAAAACAAAGAAAGATGAGTAA
- a CDS encoding RagB/SusD family nutrient uptake outer membrane protein, which yields MKNIIKLMAIALVIVASSCDTEYLDPNSTLEPDVVNNTDNLVMLINGIQQRWSSDRAGIIYTYTHISGLNTDELRLLNPGNLGENEILLGGDDVNGGNEVLINMWTNAMLTRKEATTVIDAADDASESASASGSLKAYGLFYRAMAHGTLIQFFESIPLEIVENAAFEDRATVLQSAIADLTEAKGYIDAGLDATATADIFTSVDLENSVNAMLARFNLMAGNYDAALTAANAVDLSAKSTWVYDASIPNPLAFWFGSQNVTQAKDLTFGLPSELLPDENDARIPFYVTADDLEAETPNYQVVGFWSDNLDEIPVYLPGEILLIKAEAYARTNDLTNAVTELNSVLTKTATTDIYGLGANLPEYSGPIVEDDILDEIYKNRRVELYLTGLSLEDNRRFERPGPGDADSERNRNYYPYPNAERDNNTNTPANPAL from the coding sequence ATGAAAAACATAATAAAACTAATGGCTATTGCTTTGGTGATCGTTGCATCATCTTGTGATACCGAATATTTAGACCCCAACTCTACTCTTGAACCAGATGTAGTGAACAACACAGATAATTTAGTAATGTTGATAAACGGGATTCAACAAAGGTGGAGTTCGGACCGTGCGGGTATTATTTATACGTACACGCACATATCCGGATTGAATACTGATGAATTGAGACTGTTGAACCCTGGTAACCTAGGTGAAAACGAAATTTTGCTTGGTGGTGATGATGTAAACGGAGGAAACGAAGTTTTAATCAACATGTGGACGAATGCAATGTTAACCCGAAAAGAGGCGACTACGGTGATCGATGCCGCTGATGATGCAAGTGAGAGCGCCTCTGCTTCGGGTTCTTTAAAGGCTTACGGTCTTTTCTATAGAGCAATGGCTCACGGAACCTTAATCCAATTTTTTGAAAGCATTCCATTAGAGATTGTGGAAAATGCAGCTTTTGAAGATCGTGCCACCGTACTACAAAGTGCCATAGCAGATTTAACCGAAGCCAAAGGATATATAGATGCAGGACTGGATGCTACTGCCACCGCAGATATCTTTACCTCAGTAGACCTAGAAAACTCAGTGAATGCTATGTTGGCAAGATTCAATCTAATGGCCGGTAACTATGATGCAGCACTAACTGCCGCTAATGCAGTTGACCTTTCGGCTAAATCTACTTGGGTTTACGATGCTTCCATTCCTAACCCGCTGGCATTTTGGTTCGGTTCACAGAACGTAACGCAGGCAAAAGATTTAACCTTCGGCCTGCCTTCGGAATTGTTGCCTGATGAAAATGATGCACGTATACCTTTCTATGTTACTGCAGATGATTTAGAAGCAGAAACTCCAAACTACCAAGTAGTTGGTTTTTGGAGCGATAATCTTGATGAAATCCCTGTGTATTTACCGGGCGAAATTCTTTTGATCAAAGCAGAAGCATACGCAAGAACCAATGACCTTACGAATGCAGTTACCGAACTAAATTCAGTATTGACGAAAACAGCAACAACGGATATTTATGGCCTAGGAGCTAATCTTCCTGAGTATTCAGGACCTATTGTCGAAGACGATATTTTAGATGAAATCTATAAAAACAGAAGAGTAGAATTGTATTTAACAGGATTGTCCTTAGAAGACAATAGAAGGTTTGAAAGACCGGGACCTGGGGATGCGGATTCAGAAAGAAACCGGAACTATTACCCTTACCCTAATGCGGAAAGAGATAATAACACCAATACTCCTGCAAACCCCGCTTTATAA
- a CDS encoding SusC/RagA family TonB-linked outer membrane protein yields MTKTNYVLSVLLLVFFSLSSFAQSTTISGTVLADDGFPLPGASIVLKGTTTGGTSDFDGNFSIQVSDATNKTLTISYIGYKTAEVALTGSDQVVNVTLHEDANALDEVILVGSSITQSRKKLGNAITTVKSVELVKAAPVNITSSLQGKVPGAQITQNSGDPAGGFSIRLRGPSTIKGSSEPLYVVDGVITSNLTTNVTNLNIDSGDASPGQNRMVDINPNDIENVNILNGAAAAAIYGSRASNGVVVITTKKGGNYEDGPEFFVKSTFNVSTIRKKLDLNLRGEEFETVPNSALSGRLWPIFGFDPNDGNALTTYRNLSTNKFETTRYDYQDEIFQTGFGSDTYFSAKGGNEKMSYMASVGYLSNEGIIKNTQFDRFSARLNFKHQIADWISYDLGLYYANSKSDEKPDGNVFWSPINSINITNNTFDITQRDANGNLMAVEDTRVNPLTIIETFDITQNVNHFIPNLHLKIQPIENLTIDQIIGVDTYNQKGHIGIPVYPYANVNPAYFNDGYMGDAEAKVFNWNYDINANYNIDISDKLNSVTTAGYSFQSSELSFEGTQGRGLDANNEPTIPLYTQPIDTNLDIYGFFLQETLSWDNKLFLTLAGRIDGATNFDVDERSNFYPKVSGSYVLSNEPFWNSDGFFTSARLRASYGEAGNLTAISPYERYGSYSSNDFLGSSTLQQNNRLGNEGLKPERTKEFEVGTDLSFFDNRASLLFTYYRQNIEDLIVGRVLAPSVGGSSRTENVGTMRNNGIELYARITPIKTDDLTWDLNFNYSSNKNKVQETIGGDITIASLTGAPPVVKEGEALGVFYGTYYAKDDNGELLLTGASTDGSPVGVPQPERGDLATNTPMRDANGQPTGDVLRKVIGDPNPDYILGVGTDLAYKNFSFSMLWEAVQGFDVFDADKRTRQGVGLGQLAEQELSGELPRGYIAGVYPIEEFRMEDGSFVKLREVSLGYEFPELFNSTLENVKLSLIGRNLISFDDFFSYDPETNAGGQSNLLRSVNFGNVPIPMTISLSLSANF; encoded by the coding sequence ATGACAAAAACGAATTACGTGCTCTCTGTGCTCTTGCTAGTATTTTTCTCGCTCAGCTCATTTGCACAATCAACTACAATCTCGGGAACAGTCCTTGCCGATGACGGATTTCCATTACCCGGTGCAAGTATCGTATTAAAAGGAACCACTACGGGAGGAACATCAGATTTTGACGGAAATTTCAGCATTCAAGTAAGTGATGCTACCAACAAAACTTTAACCATTAGCTACATTGGTTATAAAACTGCAGAAGTTGCTTTGACCGGATCAGACCAAGTGGTGAATGTAACATTGCATGAAGATGCAAATGCCCTAGACGAAGTAATTCTTGTAGGTTCTTCCATAACGCAATCCAGAAAAAAACTGGGTAATGCCATTACTACGGTTAAATCGGTAGAATTGGTGAAAGCAGCTCCCGTAAATATTACGTCTTCCTTACAAGGTAAAGTGCCCGGTGCCCAGATTACACAAAATTCCGGTGATCCTGCCGGTGGTTTTTCCATTCGTTTAAGAGGACCGAGTACTATTAAAGGATCTTCTGAGCCCCTTTATGTTGTTGATGGGGTAATTACCAGCAACCTGACCACCAACGTTACCAACCTAAATATTGATAGCGGAGATGCATCACCTGGTCAAAATAGAATGGTGGACATTAACCCTAACGATATTGAAAATGTAAATATTTTGAACGGTGCCGCCGCTGCTGCCATATATGGTTCACGAGCATCTAACGGTGTTGTGGTGATTACCACTAAAAAAGGTGGCAATTACGAAGATGGACCCGAATTTTTCGTAAAGTCGACTTTTAATGTAAGTACAATTCGTAAAAAATTGGATTTGAACTTACGCGGGGAAGAGTTTGAAACGGTACCTAATAGTGCGCTTTCCGGTAGACTTTGGCCTATTTTCGGTTTTGACCCCAATGATGGCAATGCCCTTACTACTTATAGAAATCTATCTACCAATAAATTCGAAACAACACGTTACGATTACCAGGACGAAATTTTTCAGACCGGGTTTGGTAGCGATACGTATTTTTCTGCAAAAGGTGGAAACGAAAAAATGAGCTATATGGCATCCGTAGGGTACCTAAGCAACGAGGGTATTATTAAAAACACCCAATTTGACCGCTTTTCAGCGCGATTGAATTTTAAACATCAAATAGCCGATTGGATTTCTTATGACCTTGGCCTTTATTATGCCAATAGCAAGTCTGATGAGAAGCCTGACGGAAACGTATTCTGGAGCCCTATCAACTCTATCAACATTACCAACAATACGTTTGATATTACCCAAAGGGACGCTAACGGTAACTTAATGGCCGTAGAAGACACACGAGTGAATCCTCTCACCATAATTGAAACATTTGATATTACTCAAAATGTCAATCACTTTATTCCCAATCTACATTTAAAAATTCAGCCTATCGAAAACCTAACGATAGACCAGATTATTGGTGTGGATACTTACAATCAAAAAGGTCATATTGGTATTCCCGTTTATCCGTATGCGAATGTTAACCCTGCCTATTTTAATGATGGATATATGGGTGATGCAGAAGCTAAAGTCTTTAACTGGAACTATGATATCAACGCCAATTACAATATAGATATCTCTGATAAATTAAACTCAGTTACCACTGCAGGCTATAGCTTTCAATCTAGTGAGCTTTCTTTTGAAGGTACGCAAGGGCGAGGTCTAGATGCCAACAACGAGCCTACCATTCCCTTGTATACTCAACCCATTGACACCAATCTAGATATCTACGGATTTTTTCTTCAAGAAACCTTGTCCTGGGACAACAAATTATTTTTGACCTTGGCAGGAAGAATAGATGGCGCTACAAACTTTGATGTAGACGAACGCTCTAACTTTTACCCAAAGGTTTCTGGGTCATATGTGCTATCTAACGAACCTTTCTGGAACAGTGATGGTTTCTTTACCTCGGCAAGATTAAGAGCATCGTATGGTGAGGCAGGTAACCTAACCGCCATTAGCCCTTATGAAAGATACGGAAGCTATAGTTCAAATGATTTCCTAGGTTCTTCAACTCTACAGCAGAACAACAGACTGGGCAACGAAGGTCTAAAACCTGAGCGTACCAAAGAATTTGAAGTAGGTACAGATTTAAGTTTCTTTGATAATAGAGCTTCGTTATTGTTCACCTACTATCGTCAAAATATTGAAGACCTAATCGTAGGCCGAGTGCTTGCGCCTTCCGTTGGCGGTTCTTCAAGAACGGAAAATGTGGGTACTATGCGTAACAACGGTATTGAGCTTTACGCTAGAATCACTCCTATTAAAACGGACGACCTTACTTGGGATCTGAACTTCAATTACAGTAGTAACAAGAATAAAGTACAAGAAACCATTGGTGGTGATATTACCATTGCCAGTTTAACAGGTGCCCCACCAGTAGTTAAAGAAGGAGAAGCCTTAGGAGTTTTCTATGGTACTTACTATGCCAAAGATGATAACGGAGAATTGCTTTTAACCGGTGCATCTACGGATGGTAGTCCTGTTGGCGTTCCACAACCGGAAAGAGGGGATTTAGCAACAAACACACCAATGCGCGATGCCAACGGTCAACCTACAGGCGATGTTTTAAGAAAAGTCATAGGAGACCCCAACCCTGATTATATTTTAGGCGTAGGTACCGACCTTGCTTACAAGAACTTTTCGTTCAGCATGCTTTGGGAAGCCGTACAAGGTTTTGATGTTTTTGATGCCGATAAAAGAACTAGACAAGGGGTTGGTCTTGGCCAATTGGCCGAACAAGAACTTAGTGGTGAACTTCCAAGAGGATACATTGCCGGTGTTTACCCTATTGAGGAATTCAGAATGGAAGACGGTTCTTTTGTAAAGCTTCGTGAAGTATCGTTAGGATACGAATTTCCTGAACTTTTCAATTCTACATTAGAAAATGTAAAGCTGTCTTTAATAGGAAGAAACTTGATTTCTTTTGATGATTTCTTCAGCTACGATCCTGAGACCAACGCAGGTGGACAATCTAACTTGTTACGATCCGTAAACTTCGGTAACGTTCCAATTCCTATGACCATCTCATTATCACTAAGCGCAAACTTCTAA
- a CDS encoding DeoR/GlpR family DNA-binding transcription regulator, translated as MKKSNRHQVILEEVHLHNRVLLTDLAGILDVSMDTVRRDVKELDKLGKLRKVHGGAISNGFNIYTDRSGEIFQQDSKVNIARKGISLLKDGDVILISGGSTNLELAKLIPAKMNLTFFTPSLPMAIELVNNMSARHEVYLIGGKLSKESQLVTGGGSINSLADITVDICFLGTGYIDYTRGITEADWEIAQMKSAMIKASKRLVALTISKKLNTVNRYKICDISTLDALVTELDPNSELLASYRDNGVELI; from the coding sequence TTGAAGAAAAGTAACAGACATCAGGTCATATTAGAAGAGGTACATCTGCACAATAGAGTGCTTTTGACTGATTTGGCCGGAATTTTAGATGTATCTATGGATACCGTCAGAAGAGACGTAAAAGAGTTGGATAAATTAGGAAAGCTACGAAAGGTGCACGGCGGTGCTATATCAAACGGATTTAATATATATACTGACCGATCAGGCGAAATCTTTCAGCAAGACAGCAAAGTTAATATTGCCCGCAAAGGTATATCCTTATTAAAGGATGGCGATGTTATTCTTATTAGTGGAGGGTCTACCAATCTTGAATTGGCAAAATTGATACCGGCAAAAATGAACCTGACCTTTTTTACGCCCAGTTTACCTATGGCCATTGAATTGGTCAATAATATGTCTGCGAGACATGAAGTTTATCTCATAGGAGGGAAGTTATCCAAAGAATCGCAACTGGTTACAGGTGGTGGTTCTATTAACAGCCTAGCGGACATTACTGTGGATATTTGTTTCTTAGGAACCGGATACATAGACTATACAAGAGGTATAACAGAAGCAGATTGGGAAATTGCACAAATGAAAAGTGCCATGATCAAGGCTTCAAAACGCTTGGTAGCTCTTACCATCAGCAAAAAATTAAATACCGTAAACCGTTATAAAATTTGTGATATCAGTACTTTGGATGCTTTGGTAACGGAGCTTGATCCGAATTCGGAATTGCTAGCTTCCTACAGGGACAATGGGGTAGAGTTGATTTAG